In a genomic window of Phaeobacter porticola:
- the repA gene encoding plasmid partitioning protein RepA, protein MLKSFAPDARKELRLFSAGESADLLGISASFLRKLHFDGRILDVHTTPGGRRHYSAEDLLAIRHTLESTAKTPGTYLPGRREGDKVQVLSFLNFKGGSGKTTSSIHTAQRLALKGYRVLAVDIDPQASLTTLFGYRPEYDFLASGTIYDAIRYDDPVPLQQIIQKTYFTGIDLAPAGLMLQEFEHETPQALINNIQPPFFARMATVLQEVEADYDVILFDCPPQLGYLTMSALCASTGVLITVVPNMLDVASMSQFLQMSADLLDVVGNAGAQMEFDFLRFLINRYEPNDGPQQQVVAFLRQLFGKEVMTAHMLKSTAVSDAGLTQQTVYEVERTQFHRNTYDRAIDSLNQVNEEIETLIQHAWGR, encoded by the coding sequence ATGCTCAAGAGCTTTGCGCCCGATGCGCGCAAGGAACTGCGCCTGTTCAGCGCGGGTGAATCCGCCGACCTGCTGGGAATTTCAGCGAGCTTTCTGCGCAAACTGCACTTTGACGGCCGCATCCTTGATGTTCACACCACCCCAGGTGGCCGGCGCCATTATTCTGCCGAAGATCTGCTGGCAATCCGCCATACGCTGGAAAGCACAGCCAAGACGCCGGGCACCTATCTGCCCGGTCGCCGCGAGGGCGACAAGGTGCAGGTGCTGTCCTTCCTGAACTTCAAGGGCGGATCGGGCAAGACAACCAGTTCGATCCACACCGCACAGCGGCTTGCGCTAAAAGGCTATCGCGTGCTGGCGGTGGATATTGACCCGCAGGCGTCGCTGACGACGTTGTTTGGCTATCGACCTGAGTATGATTTCCTGGCTTCCGGCACCATCTACGATGCGATCCGTTACGATGATCCGGTGCCGCTCCAACAGATCATCCAGAAGACCTATTTCACCGGCATTGATCTGGCGCCAGCTGGGCTGATGCTGCAGGAATTTGAACACGAAACACCGCAGGCGTTGATCAACAATATCCAGCCGCCTTTCTTTGCCCGCATGGCGACGGTGCTGCAGGAGGTTGAGGCGGATTATGACGTGATCCTTTTCGACTGCCCGCCCCAGCTTGGCTATCTGACAATGTCGGCGCTTTGTGCCTCGACCGGGGTTCTGATTACCGTTGTCCCGAATATGCTCGATGTCGCCTCAATGTCGCAATTCCTGCAGATGAGCGCGGATCTTCTGGACGTGGTTGGCAATGCCGGCGCGCAGATGGAGTTCGATTTCCTGCGCTTCCTCATTAACCGGTATGAGCCCAATGACGGGCCGCAACAACAGGTGGTTGCCTTCCTCAGGCAACTCTTTGGTAAAGAAGTCATGACCGCGCATATGCTTAAATCTACTGCCGTTTCTGACGCGGGCCTCACTCAGCAAACTGTCTATGAAGTAGAGCGTACGCAGTTCCATCGAAATACTTACGATCGTGCAATAGACTCTCTCAACCAAGTCAATGAAGAGATCGAAACACTCATTCAACATGCATGGGGTCGCTAA
- the repB gene encoding plasmid partitioning protein RepB gives MARKGILSSDTTPTTAQRSEPKARMMPRGAVGALQSSLTRLQENAVQDIDAALIDDAGLEDRLGLDDAAHRQLVESLRTYGQQVPVLLRPNSKVQGRFEIVYGRRRLKALRELGVPVKAMIRQLDDHALVMAQGQENTARQDLSFIEKASFAAQLQDSGYDRQTIAAALSIDMPMVSRMLKVGTAFDLDFLRQIGSAPGIGRERWMALAKAMQEPGARARVLDRMRTPNFPAAPSDARFEAALALAQQARSEKPKPKSAKTPAPHARVLEGLNGRPLADLRRSGKGVSVTIAAKDNAEFDAWFEANAETLLNELHERFMTETSEE, from the coding sequence ATGGCACGCAAAGGAATTCTCAGCTCTGACACCACTCCAACCACCGCCCAACGGTCCGAGCCAAAAGCCCGAATGATGCCACGTGGTGCGGTTGGGGCCCTGCAATCCTCGCTGACGCGGCTGCAGGAAAACGCGGTACAGGACATCGACGCCGCACTGATCGATGATGCCGGGCTTGAGGACCGTTTGGGTCTGGATGATGCCGCGCACCGTCAACTGGTCGAAAGCCTGCGCACCTATGGCCAGCAGGTGCCCGTTCTGCTGCGCCCCAATTCCAAGGTTCAGGGACGATTTGAGATCGTCTATGGTCGCCGACGGCTGAAAGCGCTGCGTGAGCTGGGGGTGCCGGTCAAGGCAATGATCCGCCAGCTGGATGACCATGCCCTCGTGATGGCGCAGGGTCAGGAAAATACGGCACGTCAGGATCTGTCTTTTATTGAAAAGGCATCATTTGCCGCGCAATTACAGGACAGTGGCTATGACCGGCAGACAATCGCCGCAGCACTGTCAATTGATATGCCGATGGTGTCGCGCATGTTGAAGGTGGGCACAGCCTTTGACCTGGATTTCCTCCGTCAGATCGGCTCTGCGCCTGGCATTGGCCGCGAACGCTGGATGGCGCTGGCCAAGGCGATGCAGGAGCCGGGAGCGCGCGCCCGTGTGCTGGACCGAATGCGCACGCCCAACTTTCCGGCCGCGCCGTCCGATGCCCGGTTTGAGGCGGCATTGGCCCTTGCACAACAGGCCAGAAGCGAAAAACCAAAACCCAAATCTGCCAAGACCCCTGCCCCGCATGCCCGCGTGCTTGAGGGGCTGAATGGCCGTCCTCTGGCTGACCTTCGCCGCAGTGGCAAGGGTGTCTCGGTGACGATCGCGGCAAAGGACAACGCAGAATTTGATGCATGGTTCGAGGCAAATGCCGAAACCCTGCTAAACGAGCTTCACGAGCGTTTCATGACAGAAACCTCGGAAGAGTAA
- the repC gene encoding plasmid replication protein RepC — MKHASQVTFGMAEPCALPSVDKWDILSALTKAAPEFGVSHRTLSVLKALMTFLPEQMISAERGGTVVFPSNRKLSERLNGMPESTLRRHLAKLVETGIVSRHDSPNRKRFARNIGSNRAVAYGFDLSPLAVHTAQVQAIAAEAALKAERIAVLRDRLALLRQEILTSDLQLPPLPRETLERARLTLRRRADEADLIALIDALTDIVATLPAPQTQNTQLETCAASAEMSGSDNHNERHIQYLNKSISDSEGSPQPATKEAEDTSTQSIEEPLQDVLSSCHEYKQFFPDGIRSWHDLTRTACQLVPMMGIEQPVFHEAERIMGTQKASTLVLCMLERLGEIRSPGAYLRRLSQQARVGQFSIRTIIASIRQRQKLSADNFDAVPA, encoded by the coding sequence ATGAAACATGCTTCCCAAGTCACGTTTGGGATGGCGGAGCCATGTGCCCTGCCCTCCGTGGACAAATGGGACATCCTCTCAGCGTTGACCAAGGCAGCGCCCGAATTTGGTGTGTCTCATCGAACGCTCAGCGTTCTAAAAGCCCTGATGACATTTCTGCCAGAGCAAATGATTTCGGCAGAACGCGGTGGGACTGTGGTCTTTCCATCGAACCGCAAACTCAGTGAGCGGTTGAACGGAATGCCCGAAAGCACATTGCGGCGTCATCTTGCCAAGCTGGTCGAGACCGGAATTGTCAGCCGTCATGACAGCCCCAACCGCAAACGTTTTGCCCGCAACATCGGCTCGAACCGTGCGGTGGCCTATGGGTTTGACCTCTCCCCGCTCGCTGTCCACACCGCTCAGGTGCAGGCGATCGCAGCAGAGGCTGCCCTGAAGGCCGAGCGTATTGCCGTGCTACGGGATCGGCTCGCCCTGTTACGGCAAGAAATCCTGACATCAGATCTGCAGCTGCCCCCCCTGCCCCGGGAAACATTAGAACGCGCCCGCCTGACCCTACGCCGCCGCGCCGATGAGGCAGATCTGATCGCGCTGATCGACGCATTGACTGATATCGTCGCCACCCTGCCTGCCCCCCAGACACAAAACACGCAATTGGAAACATGCGCCGCGTCAGCGGAAATGAGCGGCAGCGACAACCATAATGAACGGCACATACAGTATTTAAATAAATCTATTTCTGACTCTGAAGGATCGCCACAACCTGCAACGAAAGAGGCGGAGGACACATCAACGCAAAGCATAGAAGAGCCACTGCAAGATGTTCTGTCGTCCTGTCATGAATACAAGCAGTTCTTTCCCGATGGCATCCGATCCTGGCATGATCTCACACGCACAGCCTGCCAGTTGGTGCCGATGATGGGGATTGAACAACCCGTCTTTCACGAAGCAGAGCGCATCATGGGCACACAGAAAGCCTCTACGCTGGTGCTGTGTATGCTTGAGCGACTTGGCGAGATCCGCAGCCCGGGTGCCTATCTCCGTCGTCTATCGCAACAGGCACGAGTGGGGCAGTTTTCGATCAGGACGATCATCGCATCAATCAGACAACGGCAGAAATTGTCAGCTGACAATTTTGACGCTGTTCCGGCCTGA
- a CDS encoding alpha/beta fold hydrolase has product MVGTFYRASGTPRASLVLNGATGVPQRYYRHFAQWAVQQRLNVLTYDYRDFGESLSRHQKDSPLTMADWMLDDQSAALATLTNLAPHGPLWILGHSLGGLGVAFHDYDPRVTRITTIGSGFAYHWDHPWSYRPFVLAFWFLLGPLATAMMGYLPGKSLGFGSDLPGGVYWQWRRWCTRRDFFACDIGSALPRPDYQRPLPQLRICVAKDDVVVPPSGVQRYADTLRNCGGRFVTFDPADYDHRFLGHIEILGAGNEAVWGDLLALPETANEDIDVVSA; this is encoded by the coding sequence ATGGTAGGCACTTTCTATCGGGCCAGCGGTACCCCCCGCGCTTCTTTGGTCCTGAACGGCGCCACCGGTGTTCCGCAGCGGTATTATCGCCATTTCGCGCAGTGGGCGGTGCAACAGCGCCTAAACGTGCTGACCTATGATTACCGCGACTTTGGAGAAAGTCTGTCCCGACACCAGAAAGACAGCCCGCTGACAATGGCGGACTGGATGCTGGATGATCAAAGCGCGGCCTTGGCGACCCTTACGAATCTGGCCCCTCATGGGCCGCTCTGGATCCTGGGGCACTCGCTGGGGGGGCTTGGCGTGGCCTTCCATGACTATGATCCGCGTGTGACCCGGATCACGACAATCGGCAGCGGCTTTGCCTATCATTGGGACCACCCGTGGAGCTATCGCCCCTTTGTTTTGGCCTTTTGGTTTCTGCTTGGCCCGCTGGCAACGGCTATGATGGGATACCTGCCCGGAAAATCTCTGGGGTTTGGTTCCGATCTGCCTGGCGGGGTTTATTGGCAGTGGCGCCGCTGGTGCACCCGTCGTGATTTCTTTGCCTGCGATATCGGCAGCGCCCTGCCACGCCCAGATTACCAACGCCCCCTGCCCCAGCTTCGGATTTGCGTTGCCAAGGACGACGTGGTTGTGCCGCCAAGTGGGGTTCAGCGCTATGCGGACACTTTGCGTAATTGTGGCGGGCGTTTTGTCACGTTTGATCCTGCGGACTATGATCACAGGTTCCTTGGCCATATCGAGATACTTGGGGCGGGCAATGAGGCGGTCTGGGGCGATCTGCTGGCACTTCCCGAGACAGCAAACGAGGATATTGATGTGGTGAGTGCGTGA